In a genomic window of Candidatus Woesearchaeota archaeon:
- the cysC gene encoding adenylyl-sulfate kinase translates to MSNDSFTEHNGFISREDKLNLLGLKENKVLWLTGLSGSGKSTISVATQKALHDLGILTASIDGDNTRRGINNDLSLSPAGRDENIRRFSHMAKMAYNNGLYVLVSAISPYKEKRAFARSLIPPNDFIEIYVNTPLEVCIQRDTKGLYARAAKGEIKDLTGFHDSAPYEPPTNPEIELSPHICSVDECVNQIIQYLNLRKN, encoded by the coding sequence ATGAGTAATGATAGCTTCACGGAACACAATGGGTTTATTTCTCGAGAGGATAAGCTTAACCTTCTTGGATTAAAAGAAAATAAAGTATTATGGCTTACAGGTCTTTCAGGATCTGGAAAATCAACGATTTCTGTTGCCACGCAAAAAGCACTCCATGATTTGGGAATTCTCACTGCTTCAATTGATGGTGATAACACTCGAAGAGGTATCAACAATGACTTAAGTCTTTCTCCTGCAGGCAGAGATGAAAATATTCGTCGATTTAGCCACATGGCAAAAATGGCGTACAACAATGGCTTGTATGTTTTAGTTTCTGCAATTAGTCCTTATAAGGAAAAAAGAGCTTTTGCTCGTTCACTTATTCCTCCCAATGATTTTATTGAAATTTACGTTAATACTCCTTTGGAAGTTTGTATTCAGAGAGATACTAAAGGCTTATATGCTAGAGCTGCAAAGGGCGAGATTAAAGATCTGACTGGTTTTCATGATTCTGCGCCTTATGAACCTCCTACGAATCCTGAGATTGAATTAAGTCCTCATATTTGTTCAGTTGATGAGTGTGTTAATCAAATAATCCAGTATCTTAATTTGCGAAAAAACTAA
- a CDS encoding DUF2061 domain-containing protein, translating into MRPRQTETKKRSVLKTFTWRIIASLTTISLVYVFSNDAAVAGMVGLLEFIFKLFLYYGHERVWQRFRVRSLQKVSIFKSLSWRFIASVLTTSLALIFGLGLETSLIIGSLELFIKLLTYYIHELLWVKISWGYEKDKRKSTLKYAD; encoded by the coding sequence ATGAGACCTCGGCAAACAGAAACAAAAAAACGAAGCGTGTTAAAAACATTTACGTGGAGAATTATTGCTTCTTTAACAACTATTAGTTTAGTTTATGTTTTTAGTAATGATGCTGCAGTTGCAGGGATGGTTGGTCTTTTAGAATTTATTTTCAAATTATTTTTATACTATGGTCATGAGCGAGTTTGGCAAAGATTTCGTGTACGGAGTCTTCAAAAAGTCAGCATTTTTAAAAGTCTTTCCTGGCGTTTCATTGCATCAGTTCTTACAACAAGTCTTGCATTAATTTTTGGTCTTGGTCTAGAAACATCTTTAATTATAGGTTCACTCGAACTCTTCATTAAACTCTTGACTTATTACATTCATGAGCTACTATGGGTAAAAATTTCTTGGGGTTATGAAAAAGACAAACGAAAGTCCACTCTAAAATACGCAGATTAA
- a CDS encoding RsmB/NOP family class I SAM-dependent RNA methyltransferase, giving the protein MNMLLKRYEQLGESFAPEDVLVRPALRVNTLKISSVDLYHKLSQKGVKLEPISFLPDAFFYEAPFSLASTIEYLSGLFYLQEAASQLPARVLLSDWSETDRQNPQKQNAVLPTADSPSPAELPVAILDMCAAPGSKTTQLAALTNDKIPIIALDNNMPRIDALKSNLERLEISSVSVFKKDAQFADDLALLFDYVLLDAPCSGNFCVEEDFFKARSPQDFKERGNLQKELLKSAYRALKSGGTLVYSTCSLEPEEDEFIVNWFLNRYEDMILLPMNLNIGDEGYNYIFGEELSSNMNLTRRFWPHKTGMQGFFIAKLQKK; this is encoded by the coding sequence ATGAATATGTTACTTAAACGCTACGAGCAATTGGGTGAGTCGTTTGCTCCCGAAGACGTGTTAGTAAGGCCTGCGTTGCGAGTGAACACGCTAAAAATATCTTCTGTTGACTTGTATCATAAACTTTCTCAAAAAGGCGTGAAGCTTGAGCCTATTTCTTTTTTGCCTGATGCGTTTTTTTATGAAGCGCCGTTTTCTTTAGCATCAACGATTGAGTATCTTTCTGGGTTGTTTTATTTGCAAGAAGCAGCAAGCCAACTCCCTGCGAGGGTATTATTGAGTGATTGGTCAGAAACTGACCGTCAGAACCCTCAAAAGCAGAATGCTGTCTTGCCGACCGCTGATTCGCCGTCCCCTGCAGAATTGCCTGTGGCAATTCTTGACATGTGCGCTGCTCCTGGTTCAAAGACAACGCAACTTGCAGCTTTAACAAACGACAAAATTCCTATTATTGCACTTGATAATAATATGCCTCGAATTGATGCGCTGAAAAGTAATTTGGAGCGTTTAGAAATTTCTTCTGTGTCGGTCTTTAAAAAAGATGCGCAGTTTGCTGATGATTTGGCATTGTTGTTTGATTATGTGTTATTAGATGCTCCTTGCTCGGGTAATTTTTGTGTTGAAGAAGATTTTTTTAAAGCTCGCTCACCGCAGGATTTTAAGGAGCGAGGAAATTTACAAAAAGAATTGTTAAAATCTGCTTACCGGGCCCTTAAATCAGGAGGAACATTAGTGTATTCAACCTGTTCTCTTGAACCTGAAGAAGATGAGTTTATTGTGAATTGGTTTTTAAATCGTTATGAAGATATGATTTTACTTCCAATGAATTTAAATATTGGTGATGAAGGCTATAATTATATATTTGGTGAAGAATTATCATCTAATATGAATCTGACTAGAAGGTTTTGGCCACATAAAACAGGTATGCAAGGATTTTTTATTGCTAAACTACAGAAAAAATGA
- a CDS encoding NFACT family protein produces MKGALSSFELRHVVRELQFLVGAKIEKVFQQEKPTDDFLFSLHVSGKGKQLLYVALPRLLCVSSFKPVFPDAPPGFCTSLRRKITNARITAIEQHHFEKIIKITLSTKHGSSNLIMEFIPPGNMLLTTEDNKILSVLHAKIWSEERKLLPGKQYSFPPEQLDPSLLSRPQFAELLQGSTKESVVKSLAIDCSLGGLYAEEVTHQAGVEKSKAPRALSEADVEQLYDALHDLFVAPTTPFIFNHEAFPILLKDVAGGVAKEPSFNEAIAKVALASLTKQEEVDANKDATQKLSKTETVIKKQEQMLVGLQQKEIDNQKKGELIYTHYAEIKVLLDKITDLRKLASWDEIEAMCEDIDLVEKVDKNTGTIYINVD; encoded by the coding sequence ATGAAAGGCGCGTTATCTTCTTTTGAACTCAGACACGTGGTGCGCGAGCTACAATTCCTCGTTGGCGCTAAAATTGAGAAGGTGTTTCAGCAGGAAAAACCAACTGATGATTTTCTCTTTAGTTTGCACGTCTCAGGTAAGGGCAAGCAATTACTCTATGTTGCTCTTCCTCGCTTGCTTTGCGTAAGTTCTTTTAAGCCCGTGTTTCCTGATGCGCCACCTGGTTTTTGCACGAGTCTGCGAAGAAAAATTACCAACGCGCGTATTACTGCTATAGAGCAGCATCATTTTGAAAAGATTATCAAGATAACACTAAGCACTAAGCACGGCTCAAGTAATTTGATTATGGAGTTTATTCCGCCGGGTAACATGCTCCTTACCACAGAAGATAATAAAATTCTCTCTGTTCTACATGCTAAAATTTGGAGTGAGGAGCGCAAGCTCTTACCGGGCAAGCAATATTCGTTTCCTCCTGAGCAGCTTGATCCAAGTTTGCTTTCCAGACCACAGTTTGCTGAGTTATTACAGGGCAGCACCAAGGAGTCTGTGGTAAAGTCGCTAGCTATTGATTGTAGTCTTGGCGGGCTGTATGCTGAAGAAGTCACGCATCAGGCTGGCGTAGAGAAATCAAAAGCTCCTCGCGCGCTTTCTGAAGCTGATGTTGAACAGTTGTATGATGCACTGCATGACCTATTTGTAGCCCCGACAACACCGTTTATTTTTAATCATGAAGCATTTCCCATTCTGCTTAAAGACGTTGCTGGCGGGGTTGCAAAGGAGCCTTCGTTTAACGAGGCTATTGCAAAAGTTGCGCTTGCCAGTCTTACTAAGCAAGAAGAAGTGGATGCAAATAAAGATGCAACACAAAAGCTTTCTAAAACAGAGACGGTTATTAAAAAGCAAGAGCAAATGCTTGTGGGTTTACAGCAAAAAGAAATCGACAACCAAAAAAAAGGCGAGCTTATCTACACGCATTATGCAGAAATTAAGGTCTTGCTGGATAAAATTACTGATCTTCGCAAACTCGCTTCGTGGGATGAAATTGAGGCGATGTGTGAGGATATTGACTTGGTTGAAAAAGTGGATAAAAACACGGGAACCATTTACATTAATGTTGACTAA
- a CDS encoding cob(I)yrinic acid a,c-diamide adenosyltransferase — MTTKIGDKGKTNILFGHQVEKTSPILEVAGTVDELNAAIGVARAHVVAPGIKEELLNLQHALFVIGAEVATLQEDFPKLKRNINTENITRIEEDINELEKYNDIDNWFIPGESPSSAQLELARTIARRLERRLLHVEHHNEHTRIFVNRLSDYLWLLSQKEEYYIRGIERKSTEEAKAKEQQTTI; from the coding sequence ATAACAACAAAAATCGGCGATAAAGGGAAAACAAATATACTTTTTGGGCACCAAGTAGAAAAAACAAGCCCTATTTTAGAAGTAGCAGGAACAGTAGACGAACTAAACGCTGCAATTGGCGTAGCGCGAGCCCATGTGGTCGCCCCAGGCATTAAAGAAGAATTATTAAATCTTCAACACGCACTCTTTGTTATCGGCGCAGAAGTAGCAACGCTACAAGAAGACTTTCCAAAACTGAAACGAAACATTAACACAGAAAATATTACCCGCATCGAAGAAGACATTAACGAACTAGAAAAATACAACGATATTGACAATTGGTTTATCCCGGGCGAATCCCCAAGTTCAGCACAATTAGAACTTGCACGAACCATTGCAAGACGATTAGAACGACGACTACTTCACGTCGAGCATCATAACGAGCACACACGTATTTTTGTAAACAGACTCTCTGATTATTTATGGCTACTTAGTCAAAAAGAAGAATATTATATTCGCGGCATCGAGCGAAAAAGTACTGAAGAAGCAAAAGCAAAAGAACAACAAACAACGATTTAA
- a CDS encoding adenosylcobalamin-dependent ribonucleoside-diphosphate reductase — MGLIIFMDRYAIKDLRENITVGDLVVAVSKDHPKYPKKDLGIIVADKGNEWAIRMITGVYVDDKNPLLVSKLQCDKPIESIYDAYGRVGRAVASVEEDKDLYEKKFTRALLKGYIQPAGRIMAGANVDETGKYTSNLTLYNCYVIPSPGDSRESIIKDTLYQMVEIFSRGGGVGINLSTLRPRYAYIKGVNGKSSGSVSWGNLYSNATGLIEQGGSRRGALMLMLADWHPDVEEFISSKHQIGFLDNANISVLVSNEFMQAVKDDADWPLEFPDIADAETKKKYDTEWDGDLLGWKAKGYKTAVHKTVRAKELWHKLIGSAWKSAEPGIVFSGRYNDLSNSYYYNNIICTNPCGEQGLPAWGVCNLGHLALNNFVYKTGDDAVGPVYEFDWDALEESTATLTRFLDNVIDLTPYIFEENKENQLAERRVGCGTLGLAEVLIRLRLRFGSKAASEFVDKLYKKITTIAYLASSELAKEKGSFAYFDKEKFLESGFMKTMPQEVRDAVQKNGIRNVTLTTQAPTGTVGSMVGTSTGIEPFYAFKYYQQSRLGFHEVEIDLAKEYKKGDDGSLPEFFVSAMDLAPEDHVEIQATIQKWTDSSISKTANVPGNFTVEQTMKLYEYAFDLGCKGVTIYRDGSRDEQILTTDAKTEEKNAAHKGSSSQAPETKETQESVKPNPETQESVKPNPETQDTVIYGSEVGERCPICKKGTMAKIGGCTECDAGCGFKGGCDMK, encoded by the coding sequence ATGGGTCTTATTATTTTTATGGACCGCTACGCAATTAAAGATCTTCGAGAAAATATTACTGTTGGAGACCTCGTTGTTGCCGTTTCAAAAGATCATCCTAAATATCCAAAAAAAGACTTAGGTATTATTGTTGCAGACAAAGGTAATGAGTGGGCTATTCGTATGATTACTGGTGTTTATGTTGATGATAAAAATCCTTTGCTCGTAAGCAAACTACAATGCGATAAACCTATAGAGAGTATTTATGATGCCTATGGGCGTGTGGGTCGAGCAGTTGCAAGTGTTGAAGAGGATAAAGATTTGTATGAGAAAAAATTCACCCGAGCATTACTCAAAGGATATATTCAACCTGCTGGACGAATTATGGCTGGTGCTAATGTTGATGAAACGGGTAAATACACGTCAAACTTAACGCTCTATAATTGTTATGTTATTCCGTCTCCTGGTGATTCTCGAGAGTCTATTATCAAAGACACACTCTATCAAATGGTAGAAATTTTTAGTCGTGGCGGTGGTGTCGGTATTAATCTATCTACGCTTCGACCGCGGTACGCGTATATCAAAGGCGTGAATGGAAAGTCTAGTGGTTCTGTGTCCTGGGGAAATTTATATTCGAATGCAACAGGTCTTATTGAGCAAGGCGGCTCTCGTCGTGGCGCGCTCATGCTCATGCTTGCTGATTGGCATCCTGATGTTGAGGAATTTATTAGTTCCAAGCACCAAATTGGTTTTTTAGATAATGCAAATATTTCAGTACTCGTGTCTAACGAATTTATGCAAGCTGTGAAAGATGATGCAGATTGGCCTTTAGAATTTCCCGATATTGCAGACGCAGAAACCAAAAAGAAATATGATACGGAGTGGGATGGCGATTTACTTGGCTGGAAAGCTAAGGGGTATAAAACCGCTGTGCATAAAACTGTTCGTGCAAAAGAATTATGGCATAAACTCATTGGCTCTGCTTGGAAGAGTGCCGAGCCTGGTATCGTGTTCTCTGGTCGCTACAACGATTTAAGTAATTCTTATTATTACAACAATATTATTTGCACTAATCCGTGTGGTGAGCAAGGTCTTCCTGCGTGGGGAGTGTGTAATTTAGGTCATTTAGCGCTTAATAATTTCGTGTATAAAACTGGTGATGATGCTGTTGGTCCGGTGTATGAGTTTGATTGGGACGCATTAGAAGAGTCAACAGCAACGCTTACTCGGTTTCTTGATAACGTTATTGATTTAACACCGTATATTTTTGAAGAAAATAAAGAAAACCAACTTGCTGAGCGTCGTGTTGGTTGTGGAACACTCGGTCTTGCTGAAGTTCTTATTCGTCTTCGTTTGCGATTTGGGAGTAAAGCTGCAAGCGAGTTTGTTGACAAGCTCTACAAAAAAATCACCACCATTGCATATCTCGCTTCTAGTGAGTTGGCTAAAGAGAAGGGTTCTTTTGCTTATTTTGATAAGGAAAAATTCTTGGAAAGTGGTTTTATGAAAACAATGCCGCAGGAGGTGCGTGATGCCGTGCAAAAAAATGGTATTCGCAATGTGACGTTAACAACGCAAGCACCGACAGGAACAGTTGGTTCTATGGTGGGAACATCTACTGGTATTGAGCCGTTTTATGCGTTTAAGTATTATCAACAAAGTCGCCTTGGTTTTCACGAGGTGGAAATCGACCTTGCTAAAGAGTACAAAAAAGGTGATGATGGCAGTTTACCTGAGTTCTTTGTGAGCGCTATGGATCTTGCGCCGGAAGACCATGTAGAAATTCAAGCAACCATTCAAAAATGGACTGACTCTTCTATTTCAAAGACGGCTAACGTGCCAGGTAACTTTACGGTTGAGCAGACGATGAAGTTGTATGAATATGCGTTTGATCTTGGTTGTAAGGGCGTGACTATTTATCGTGATGGTTCTCGTGACGAGCAAATTTTAACAACTGATGCTAAGACTGAGGAGAAGAATGCTGCGCATAAAGGTTCTTCTTCGCAAGCGCCAGAAACAAAAGAAACGCAGGAGTCTGTTAAGCCGAACCCAGAAACGCAGGAGTCTGTTAAGCCGAACCCAGAAACGCAGGACACTGTTATTTATGGCTCTGAGGTTGGCGAGCGTTGCCCAATATGTAAGAAAGGCACCATGGCTAAGATTGGTGGTTGCACAGAATGTGATGCTGGTTGTGGCTTTAAAGGCGGCTGTGATATGAAATGA
- a CDS encoding adenosylcobalamin-dependent ribonucleoside-diphosphate reductase: MEEVLPPGYEESIPKYKEYRRKLNLSPSALDLLKIRYLKRDADGNIVEDPVGMFFRVAKNIAQADKKYGGNVVGVQSIFFDHLVEMDFVPASPILMNAGNTLQFLCSDHALDVPDSVEEIFDVLKLGATIQQHGGGVGFSFSKIRPRKDSVSGMKNVAFGPMSVMKIFDTSFSAIIQGGRRSGANMAVLHISHPDVMSFIEAKHDLQALQNFNLSVALTDEFMHAVKEEKDFSLINPRNGEVVRTIPAKLLFDAIVEQSWQTGDPGVVFIDEMNRKYPFKEKKVLCTGSCGQYELESFEGVPYVHLNLPKSLIVVGGKYVFDEQKLRRIVRNAVHFLDNCVDMHKHPTPILETKSKARRKIGLGVLGFADVLFKMEISYGSKESLEVIRTMMAIIKEESRNASHALALQRGSFTDFKDSTHKKQMRNATITSIAPTGSTSIIAHTSQSIEPVYAFSFTTKTSEGEQFTILNEAFKEAIDALPVDRTAKIQLQFVDSVQKISWLDEAFKRVYRTAMDIAPEEHLMVMATFQEFVDNSISKTINLPNQATRDDVAAIIMKAHTLHCKGITLYRDGCRADQALATKKQTRLSAFEDEEDT, translated from the coding sequence ATGGAGGAGGTTTTGCCGCCCGGCTATGAAGAAAGTATTCCTAAGTATAAAGAGTATAGACGAAAGCTTAATTTGAGTCCTAGTGCGCTTGATTTACTGAAGATACGGTATTTAAAGCGAGATGCAGATGGTAATATTGTTGAAGATCCTGTTGGTATGTTTTTTCGCGTTGCTAAAAATATTGCGCAAGCCGATAAAAAATATGGTGGGAATGTTGTTGGTGTTCAAAGTATTTTTTTTGATCATTTAGTGGAGATGGATTTTGTTCCTGCATCGCCAATTTTGATGAATGCAGGTAATACGTTACAATTTTTATGTTCTGATCATGCTCTTGATGTGCCTGATTCTGTTGAGGAAATTTTCGATGTTTTAAAACTTGGTGCAACCATTCAACAACACGGCGGTGGTGTTGGTTTTAGTTTTTCAAAAATTCGTCCGCGAAAAGATTCTGTTTCAGGAATGAAAAATGTTGCGTTTGGTCCTATGAGTGTGATGAAAATTTTTGATACCTCATTTAGTGCTATTATTCAGGGCGGTCGTCGTAGTGGTGCGAACATGGCTGTTCTTCATATTTCTCATCCCGATGTGATGTCATTTATTGAGGCGAAACATGATTTACAAGCTCTTCAAAATTTTAATCTCTCTGTTGCATTAACCGATGAGTTTATGCATGCAGTTAAAGAAGAGAAAGATTTTTCTTTAATTAATCCTCGAAATGGTGAAGTAGTACGAACTATTCCTGCTAAACTATTATTTGATGCTATTGTTGAGCAATCCTGGCAAACAGGGGATCCTGGTGTTGTTTTTATTGATGAGATGAATAGAAAATATCCGTTTAAAGAAAAAAAGGTGCTTTGTACGGGTTCTTGTGGACAGTATGAACTAGAATCCTTTGAAGGAGTTCCTTATGTTCATCTTAATTTGCCTAAAAGTCTTATTGTGGTTGGTGGAAAATATGTTTTTGATGAACAAAAACTTCGACGAATTGTTCGTAACGCGGTTCACTTTTTAGATAATTGTGTTGACATGCATAAACATCCAACACCCATCTTAGAAACAAAGTCAAAAGCGAGAAGAAAAATTGGTTTAGGCGTATTAGGTTTTGCTGACGTACTTTTTAAAATGGAAATTTCTTATGGTTCTAAGGAATCTTTAGAAGTTATTAGAACTATGATGGCAATTATTAAAGAGGAGTCTAGAAATGCGTCACACGCGCTTGCGCTTCAGCGAGGTTCATTTACTGATTTTAAAGATTCAACTCATAAAAAGCAGATGCGTAATGCAACAATCACTTCTATTGCGCCAACAGGCAGTACGAGTATTATTGCGCACACGTCGCAATCTATTGAGCCAGTATATGCGTTTTCTTTCACAACAAAGACTAGTGAAGGTGAGCAATTTACTATTCTTAATGAGGCGTTTAAAGAAGCAATTGACGCGTTACCTGTTGATAGGACTGCTAAAATTCAGTTGCAATTTGTTGATTCAGTCCAAAAGATTTCTTGGCTTGATGAAGCGTTTAAAAGGGTGTATCGGACAGCTATGGATATCGCGCCCGAAGAACACTTAATGGTTATGGCGACATTTCAGGAGTTTGTTGATAATTCTATTTCAAAAACAATTAATTTGCCCAATCAAGCAACAAGAGATGATGTTGCAGCAATTATTATGAAAGCACATACTTTACATTGCAAAGGCATAACGTTATATCGTGATGGTTGTAGAGCCGATCAAGCGTTAGCAACAAAAAAACAGACTCGTCTTTCTGCTTTTGAAGACGAAGAAGATACGTAA
- a CDS encoding helix-turn-helix domain-containing protein, whose translation MSFEELKLFGLTGYEIKVYETLVKQGKSSARELFKIYNSAFNSYLS comes from the coding sequence ATGTCGTTTGAAGAATTAAAATTATTTGGCTTAACGGGCTATGAGATTAAGGTGTATGAAACGCTAGTAAAACAGGGCAAGTCTTCTGCTAGAGAGCTTTTCAAAATTTACAACAGTGCCTTTAACAGCTATTTATCCTAA
- a CDS encoding 5'-3'-deoxyribonucleotidase produces the protein MKHNMPKGTYLVDMDGVLADYVGKYNEKWLLKFPQRPFVSREAMTSHQIEEHYDKKYIEDIKAISQDKKFFAELEELPGAVEGIERLLHQGNDVYICTSPNILNDYCEHGKKQWVKEHLGMFWVRRMIITKDKTLVRGDYLIDDKPRVSGIMQPTWKQILYDQPYNRQEELQNNKRMTWHKGLFTLQGF, from the coding sequence ATGAAACACAACATGCCCAAAGGAACTTATTTAGTTGACATGGACGGCGTCCTTGCAGACTATGTTGGAAAATACAACGAAAAATGGCTTTTAAAATTTCCCCAACGGCCATTTGTTTCGCGAGAAGCGATGACTAGCCACCAAATTGAAGAACATTACGATAAAAAATATATTGAAGATATTAAAGCAATAAGCCAAGATAAAAAATTCTTTGCAGAACTTGAAGAATTACCAGGAGCAGTCGAAGGAATTGAACGGCTCTTACATCAAGGAAATGACGTCTACATATGCACGAGTCCAAATATTTTAAACGATTATTGTGAACACGGAAAAAAACAATGGGTCAAAGAACATCTCGGTATGTTCTGGGTGAGAAGAATGATTATTACTAAAGACAAAACTCTTGTGCGAGGAGATTATCTTATCGATGATAAACCAAGGGTTAGCGGAATTATGCAACCAACATGGAAGCAAATACTCTACGACCAACCATACAATAGACAAGAAGAACTACAAAACAATAAAAGAATGACATGGCATAAAGGATTATTTACTCTCCAAGGATTTTAA
- a CDS encoding secondary thiamine-phosphate synthase enzyme YjbQ, with the protein MKSFTKYLYFNTEKRYDFLNITADVEDAVRESGVQEGLVLVNPMHITAAVYVNDAEDGLLEDFSVWLEKLAPYGLDYKHHQTGEDNADAHLKRQLMGHQVTMAITNGKLDLGTWEQLYYAEFDGQRKKRVIVKILGE; encoded by the coding sequence ATGAAATCATTTACAAAATATTTATATTTTAACACGGAAAAACGTTATGATTTTTTGAATATTACTGCTGATGTAGAAGATGCGGTGCGAGAATCAGGTGTGCAGGAAGGTTTAGTTTTAGTCAATCCCATGCATATTACTGCAGCTGTTTATGTGAATGATGCAGAGGATGGTCTTTTGGAGGATTTTTCTGTATGGCTTGAAAAACTTGCTCCTTATGGTCTTGATTATAAACATCATCAAACTGGTGAGGATAATGCGGATGCGCATCTAAAACGGCAACTCATGGGTCATCAAGTAACGATGGCTATAACGAATGGTAAATTAGACTTGGGAACGTGGGAGCAATTATATTATGCTGAATTTGATGGTCAGCGAAAAAAACGTGTTATCGTTAAAATCCTTGGAGAGTAA